The proteins below come from a single Biomphalaria glabrata chromosome 10, xgBioGlab47.1, whole genome shotgun sequence genomic window:
- the LOC106067417 gene encoding protein pitchfork-like has translation MMAVKAQTCFMTTKERQLFPVGTAQDRFGNELCPLRGAPHLGPGAYENDEKTSFVYLSKKKILSSKGYSLGARTGPRIKQIVQDKTPSPAEYQKDVTETLNPLQLNKPFGVGSERFPLFRRELMDVIPGAGAYDTDATLNKKVQWHQSFGGSPIQLPSVTHKSTIDRNTEKLYSTKEERKYFRKLAYLKLYY, from the exons ATGATGGCTGTTAAAG CGCAAACATGCTTCATGACAACAAAAGAGAGACAACTCTTCCCTGTTGGTACAGCCCAAGACAGGTTTGGGAATGAGTTGTGCCCTTTAAGAGGAGCTCCTCATTTGGGTCCAGGCGCTTATGAAAATGATGAA AAAACAAGCTTTGTTTACCTgtccaaaaagaaaattctcAGCAGTAAAGGATACTCACTTGGAGCCAGGACTGGACCACGGATAAAACAAATAGTTCAA GATAAAACACCTTCCCCAGCTGAATATCAAAAAGACGTAACAGAAACTTTAAATCCTCTTCAATTAAACAAACCCTTTGGTGTAGGCTCTGAAAGATTCCCACTGTTTAGAAGAGAACTCATGGATGTAATACCAGG AGCTGGGGCATATGACACTGATGCAACACTGAATAAAAAAGTTCAATGGCACCAGTCTTTTGGTGGTTCACCAATACAGCTGCCCAGTGTGACACACAAAAGTACAATTGACAGAAATACAGAGAAG CTCTAcagtaccaaagaagaaagaaaatactTCAGGAAACTGGCCTATTTGAAGCTTTACTACTAA
- the LOC106067415 gene encoding general transcription factor IIH subunit 1-like codes for MSKSSEEVLLIVKHVKNKKTDGELYLMGERMGWMLESKRVFNISYMYADIKTQKISPDTKEKVQLQVILHDGSANTFLFNNPKGRQQQLQDRESVKELLQQLLPKFKRKISSELEEKNRVLQQDPEAFQLYKDLVVSGVISPEEFWSSKAHLLSSSSKSSQTQNLGVSPAFLADIKPQTDGANGLKYNLTVDIIQSIFKTYPMVKKKHAEAVPHLVSESDFWTRFFQSHYFHRDRQALVPKDIFTECAKNDEEVMKEEITRHGNDPLVDLTQIKDQNIDDEYRGIVDDNRSSSNIANQSMIRRFNQHSTMVLRTCCASTTSSTEQTISDNTGQVNGKKSKIQPELQQNGQTNLDEPQSKKRKIKEKLLYEDLDNTAVAKGVSLRLTNMDRYLHGPTPTTSESLLGYHQNFLSEISTDMAVQEIANQVKSWTSSNLKMALGPQALSVLGELSPGGALMSGTSLQKLHKQVAPATRQELQHNYNALCELLRHFWACFPVSSKHLEEKVLKMRMTLERFEMNKLLPLKEKLAQYHYAMNLTGHLEEMLKAAYNKYDLWQAKRVSRRT; via the exons ATGTCCAAATCATCGGAAGAAGTTTTGCTCATAGTTAAACAtgtaaaaaacaagaaaactgaTGGAGAACTGTACTTGATGGGAGAGCGAATGGGCTGGATGCTGGAATCTAAACGAGTGTTCAATATTAGCTACATGTATGCTGACATCAAAA ctcaAAAAATTTCACcagatacaaaagaaaaagttcagCTCCAAGTAATCCTACATGATGGAAGTGCCAacacttttttatttaacaacCCCAAAGGTCGTCAACAACAACTACAAGACAGAGAATCAGTCAAAGAATTACTACAACAGTTACTGCCAAAATTCAAGAGGAAAATCAGCTCAGAGcttgaagaaaaaaacag agTACTTCAACAAGATCCAGAAGCCTTTCAGTTGTACAAAGATTTGGTAGTTAGTGGAGTTATATCACCAGAAGAGTTCTGGTCCTCTAAAGCTCAT TTGCTCTCATCATCATCCAAATCATCCCAGACTCAAAACCTCGGAGTTTCACCTGCATTCTTG gCTGACATCAAACCACAGACAGATGGTGCTAATGGTCTCAAATACAACTTGACTGTTGATATCATTCAGtctatatttaaaacatatCCAATGG tgaaaaaaaaacatgcagaAGCAGTACCACACCTTGTGAGTGAGAGTGACTTTTGGACTAGATTTTTTCAGTCTCACTATTTCCATAGAGACAGACAAGCTTTAGTTCCCAAAGATATATTTACTGAGTGTGCTAAGAATGATGAGGAAG TGATGAAAGAAGAGATCACTAGACATGGGAATGATCCTCTTGTTGATTTGACTCAGATCAAAGATCAAAACATTGACGAT GAATATCGAGGCATTGTTGATGACAATCGTTCAAGTAGCAATATTGCCAACCAGTCTATGATCCGACGCTTTAATCAACATTCAACTATGGTTCTTAGGACCTGCTGCGCCTCAACAACTTCATCGACAGAACAGACAATATCGGACAATACAGGACAGGTCAATGGCAAAAAGTCTAAAATACAACCAGAGCTTCAACAAAATGGCCAAACGAATTTAGATGAGCCCCAGAGTAAAAAG AGAAAGATCAAAGAGAAATTATTATATGAAGATCTAGACAATACAGCAGTAGCTAAAGGAGTCTCTCTTAG ATTAACCAACATGGATCGATATCTCCATGGTCCAACCCCAACCACCAGTGAATCCTTACTTGGCTATCATCAAAATTTCTTAAGTGAAATCTCCACAGATATGGCTGTTCAGGAAATAGccaatcaagtcaaaagttggACCTCTTCCAATCTTAAg ATGGCTCTGGGACCTCAAGCTTTGTCTGTACTGGGCGAGTTGTCTCCAGGTGGAGCTCTGATGTCTGGCACTAGTTTACAAAAACTTCACA AACAAGTGGCCCCTGCTACAAGACAAGAACTTCAACACAACTATAATGCTTTGTGTGAGTTATTGCGTCACTTTTGGGCTTGCTTTCCTGTTTCCTCGAAACATTTAGAAGAAAAG GTGCTAAAAATGCGAATGACATTGGAAAGGTTTGAAATGAATAAGTTACTTCCCTTGAAAGAAAAATTGGCCCAGTATCATTACGCTATGAAT TTAACTGGACACCTGGAAGAAATGTTAAAGGCTGCTTACAACAAATATGATCTCTGGCAAGCAAAGCGTGTGTCAAGGAGAACATGa